In Salvelinus fontinalis isolate EN_2023a unplaced genomic scaffold, ASM2944872v1 scaffold_0760, whole genome shotgun sequence, the following are encoded in one genomic region:
- the LOC129847206 gene encoding DNA-directed RNA polymerase II subunit RPB1-like: MSQSTGQVAKSLYPHVPEHRPAGQVPVPSCPRVQGKWPSPCTLMSQSTGQVAKSLYPHVPEYRASGQVPVPSCPRVQGKWPSPCTLMSQSTGQVAKSLYPHVPEHRPSGQVPVPSCPRAQAEWPSPCTLMSQSTGQLAKYLYPHVPEHRPAGQVPLPSCPRVQAKWPSPCTLMSQSTGQVAKSLYPHVPEHRPAGQVPLPSCPRVQAKWPSPCTLMSQSTGQVAKCLYPHVPEHRPSGQVPLPSCPRAQASWPSPCTLMSQSTGQLAKSLYPHVPEYRPSGQVPLPSCPRAQASWPSPSTLMSQSTGQVAKSLYPHVPEYRPSGQVPLPSCPRVQAKWPSASTLMSQSTGQVAKSLYPHVPEYRPSGQVPVPSCPRAQAKWPSASTLMSQSTGQVAKSLYPHVPEHRPAGQVPVPSCPRAQVSWLSPCTLMSQSTGQVAKCLYPHVPEHRPAGQVPVPSCPRAQAKWPSPCTFMSQTTGQVAKSLYPHVPDHRPSGQVPVPSCPRAQAKWPSPCTLMSQSTGQLAKSLYPHVPEHRPSGQVPVPSCPRAQASWPSPCTLMSQSTGQVAKHVL, translated from the coding sequence ATGTCCCAGAGCACAGGCCAAGTGGCCAAGTCCCTGTACCCTCATGTCCCAGAGCACAGGCCAGCTGGCCAAGTCCCTGTACCCTCATGTCCCAGAGTACAGGGCAAATGGCCAAGTCCCTGTACCCTCATGTCCCAGAGCACAGGACAAGTGGCCAAGTCCCTGTACCCTCATGTCCCAGAGTACAGGGCAAGTGGCCAAGTCCCTGTACCCTCATGTCCCAGAGTACAGGGCAAGTGGCCAAGTCCCTGTACCCTCATGTCCCAGAGCACAGGCCAAGTGGCCAAGTCCCTGTACCCTCATGTCCCAGAGCACAGGCCAAGTGGCCAAGTCCCTGTACCCTCATGTCCCAGAGCACAGGCCGAGTGGCCAAGTCCCTGTACCCTCATGTCCCAGAGCACAGGCCAGCTGGCCAAGTACCTCTACCCTCATGTCCCAGAGCACAGGCCAGCTGGCCAAGTACCTCTACCCTCCTGTCCCAGAGTACAGGCCAAGTGGCCAAGTCCCTGTACCCTCATGTCCCAGAGCACAGGCCAAGTGGCCAAGTCCCTGTACCCTCATGTCCCAGAGCACAGGCCAGCTGGCCAAGTACCTCTACCCTCATGTCCCAGAGTACAGGCCAAGTGGCCAAGTCCCTGTACCCTCATGTCCCAGAGCACAGGCCAAGTGGCCAAGTGCCTCTACCCTCATGTCCCAGAGCACAGGCCAAGTGGCCAAGTCCCTCTACCCTCATGTCCCAGAGCACAGGCCAGCTGGCCAAGTCCCTGTACCCTCATGTCCCAGAGCACAGGTCAGCTGGCTAAGTCCCTGTACCCTCATGTCCCAGAGTACAGGCCAAGTGGCCAAGTGCCTCTACCCTCATGTCCCAGAGCACAGGCCAGCTGGCCAAGTCCCTCTACCCTCATGTCCCAGAGCACAGGCCAAGTGGCCAAGTCCCTGTACCCTCATGTCCCAGAGTACAGGCCAAGTGGCCAAGTGCCTCTACCCTCATGTCCCAGAGTACAGGCCAAGTGGCCAAGTGCCTCTACCCTCATGTCCCAGAGCACAGGCCAAGTGGCCAAGTCCCTCTACCCTCATGTCCCAGAGTACAGGCCAAGTGGCCAAGTCCCTGTACCCTCATGTCCCAGAGCACAGGCCAAGTGGCCAAGTGCCTCTACCCTCATGTCCCAGAGCACAGGCCAAGTGGCCAAGTCCCTCTACCCTCATGTCCCAGAGCACAGGCCAGCTGGCCAAGTCCCTGTACCCTCATGTCCCAGAGCACAGGTCAGCTGGCTAAGTCCCTGTACCCTCATGTCCCAGAGCACAGGCCAAGTGGCCAAGTGCCTCTACCCTCATGTCCCAGAGCACAGGCCAGCTGGCCAAGTCCCTGTACCCTCATGTCCCAGAGCACAGGCCAAGTGGCCAAGTCCCTGTACCTTCATGTCCCAGACCACAGGCCAAGTGGCCAAGTCCCTGTACCCTCATGTCCCAGACCACAGGCCAAGTGGCCAAGTCCCTGTACCCTCATGTCCCAGAGCACAGGCCAAGTGGCCAAGTCCCTGTACCCTCATGTCCCAGAGCACAGGCCAGCTGGCCAAGTCCCTGTACCCTCATGTCCCAGAGCACAGGCCAAGTGGCCAAGTCCCTGTACCCTCATGTCCCAGAGCACAGGCCAGCTGGCCAAGTCCCTGTACCCTCATGTCCCAGAGCACAGGCCAAGTGGCCAAGCATGTGCTTTAG